The following proteins are co-located in the Acidobacteriota bacterium genome:
- the rarD gene encoding EamA family transporter RarD, whose translation MPVDERFKGGIYALLAYGAWGFSPMFWKQVAAVPALETLGHRVIWSLLVFYLLLRYRNRVGELVLKARQPRVLRVFALSAALIAFNWCLYVYAVFSSQIVEASLGYFINPLLNVALGMLFLGERLRPAQWVAVLLAAAGVIQLSVAAGGLPWVALGLALSFGLYGLVRKTAPVGALLGSNLETALLLPAAVSYLGWLVMRGDAAFLAVDPRTFVFLVASGLMTALPLLWFSNAARRLPLKTLGFFQYLAPTGQLLLGVLVYGEPFTAVQIRSFLCIWTALALFTAESQLTRRRLRPRRQEA comes from the coding sequence ATGCCCGTCGACGAGCGATTCAAAGGTGGGATCTACGCTCTCCTGGCCTACGGAGCCTGGGGTTTCAGCCCCATGTTCTGGAAGCAGGTGGCGGCGGTGCCGGCGCTGGAGACCCTCGGGCACCGGGTGATCTGGTCGCTGCTGGTCTTCTATTTGCTGCTGCGCTACCGCAATCGGGTGGGGGAGCTGGTGCTCAAGGCGCGGCAGCCGCGGGTGCTGCGGGTCTTTGCGCTGTCGGCGGCGCTCATCGCCTTCAATTGGTGTCTCTACGTCTACGCCGTCTTCAGCTCTCAGATCGTCGAGGCGAGCCTCGGGTATTTCATCAATCCGCTGCTCAACGTCGCCCTGGGAATGCTCTTCCTGGGGGAGCGGCTCCGCCCGGCCCAGTGGGTGGCGGTGCTGCTGGCCGCTGCCGGGGTGATTCAGCTCTCGGTGGCCGCCGGGGGGCTGCCCTGGGTCGCCCTCGGGCTGGCTCTCAGCTTCGGGCTCTACGGCCTGGTGCGCAAGACGGCGCCGGTGGGGGCGCTGTTGGGCTCCAACCTGGAGACCGCCCTGCTCCTGCCGGCGGCGGTGTCCTATCTCGGCTGGCTGGTGATGCGCGGTGACGCCGCCTTCCTTGCCGTCGATCCCCGCACCTTCGTCTTCCTGGTGGCCAGCGGATTGATGACGGCGCTACCGCTGCTGTGGTTCTCCAACGCCGCCCGGCGTTTGCCCCTCAAGACCCTCGGCTTCTTCCAATATCTGGCGCCGACGGGGCAGCTGCTGCTGGGAGTGCTGGTTTACGGCGAGCCCTTCACCGCGGTTCAGATTCGCTCCTTCCTGTGCATTTGGACGGCCCTGGCCCTGTTCACCGCCGAGAGCCAACTGACCCGGCGGCGCCTGCGGCCGCGCCGTCAGGAAGCCTGA
- a CDS encoding PQQ-binding-like beta-propeller repeat protein gives MMNLQRACLLVLALMALTGFAFSGVAAPVPEDDFTTGDESAHDWPQFRGAHRDGVTPETPRQGTWPEAGPRELWSVPLGEGYSGISVAGDRLFTLFADAEGEHLAAFDRKTGEQRWSTRIADRLDTAMGNGPRSTPTVADGRVFALGASGDLVAAKASDGSILWRHNLPEDFGSRPPQWGFATAPLVDDNLLLLEVGGTDGAFAALDPATGEVRWQAYERGGGYSSPIIMTIGGVKQYVFVPTAADQVVSLLPDGTVHWTHSWHAGTIAMPVAVGEDGLFVSASNDIGAMVVKISEGSDGVELEELWRSREMKNHFSSSVYYQGHIYGFDGGTFKCIDALTGEFQWGKRGLGKGSLIVAGDRLIVLGDRGQLVLVEATAEEYRELASARVLGGKTWTSPAFAGGQLFLRNQEKMVALDLNAPPSPAAEASAEGSEEAISQDSTPQESGGAR, from the coding sequence ATGATGAACTTGCAGCGAGCTTGTCTGCTGGTGCTGGCCCTGATGGCGCTCACCGGCTTCGCGTTCTCCGGCGTCGCGGCGCCGGTCCCGGAAGACGACTTCACCACCGGAGACGAATCGGCCCACGACTGGCCCCAATTTCGTGGTGCCCACCGCGACGGCGTGACCCCCGAGACACCGCGCCAGGGCACCTGGCCCGAGGCCGGTCCTCGAGAGCTGTGGAGCGTGCCGCTGGGCGAGGGCTACTCGGGCATCAGCGTCGCCGGCGATCGACTCTTCACCCTCTTCGCCGACGCCGAGGGCGAGCACCTGGCGGCCTTCGACCGCAAGACCGGGGAGCAACGCTGGAGCACCCGCATCGCCGACCGGCTGGACACCGCCATGGGCAACGGTCCCCGCTCCACCCCCACCGTCGCCGACGGCCGCGTCTTCGCCCTCGGCGCCTCGGGAGACCTGGTGGCAGCAAAAGCCAGCGACGGCAGCATCCTGTGGCGTCACAACCTGCCGGAGGACTTCGGCAGCCGGCCCCCCCAATGGGGCTTCGCCACCGCGCCGCTGGTGGACGACAACCTGCTATTGCTGGAGGTCGGCGGCACCGACGGCGCCTTCGCCGCCCTCGATCCCGCCACCGGCGAGGTGCGCTGGCAGGCCTACGAGCGCGGCGGCGGCTACTCCTCCCCCATCATCATGACCATCGGCGGGGTCAAGCAATACGTCTTCGTGCCCACCGCCGCCGACCAGGTGGTCTCGCTGCTCCCCGACGGTACGGTGCATTGGACCCACTCCTGGCACGCCGGCACCATCGCCATGCCGGTGGCGGTGGGCGAGGACGGGCTCTTCGTCTCCGCCTCCAACGATATCGGTGCCATGGTGGTGAAGATCTCCGAGGGCTCCGACGGTGTCGAGCTCGAGGAGCTGTGGCGCAGCCGCGAGATGAAGAATCATTTTTCCTCGTCGGTCTACTACCAGGGCCATATCTACGGCTTCGACGGCGGCACCTTCAAATGCATCGACGCCCTCACCGGCGAATTCCAATGGGGCAAGCGGGGCCTGGGCAAGGGCTCCCTCATCGTCGCCGGCGACCGCCTCATCGTGCTCGGTGACCGTGGTCAGCTGGTATTGGTGGAGGCCACCGCTGAGGAGTACCGAGAGCTCGCCTCCGCCCGGGTGCTGGGGGGCAAGACCTGGACCTCCCCCGCCTTCGCCGGCGGTCAGCTCTTCCTGCGCAATCAGGAGAAGATGGTGGCCCTGGATCTCAACGCTCCGCCTTCTCCGGCGGCGGAGGCCTCCGCCGAGGGCTCCGAGGAAGCGATTTCCCAGGACTCGACGCCCCAAGAATCCGGAGGTGCCCGATGA